Proteins from a single region of Pyrus communis chromosome 6, drPyrComm1.1, whole genome shotgun sequence:
- the LOC137736768 gene encoding heavy metal-associated isoprenylated plant protein 32-like — MSKEEFLKIQKCVLKVNIHCDGCKHKVKKILQKIDGVFTTDIDSEQGKVTVSGNVDPAILIKKLAKSGKYAELWGAPKANNNQSNLPNQFKNMQIENGKGGNNGGKGGQNGGGGGGGGANNQPKSGQQGGQKPQQQQQNQQLQQQNQQLQQQQLQQLKQQQLQQLQQQLQLQQLQQMKGFQDVKLPQLKGMQMPLSFKDQNPNPNPNQKAVKFNMPEEEDLSDDEYDDLDDDDDYDYDDDEFEYDMDEPHHPHTKGKPVVMGNGGQGMPPNMGMMNEMMKGNHPQMMNAAAQKGVGGNGGAQNGGGAVVNGKKGGGGGGGPVPVGGGNNEGKNGSAGKKGGAGGGDQHHNQGGGGGKNGGKNGGGGNAKNGNSGQGGPNGSMNNGNGGKKVGGGGGGGMSEVQAMNNAFQNMGGRPQGMPGVSVGQMGNMNMGMGPMGSMPMSQMGNIPAVQGLPAGAMNGGGGGGAGGGYFQGAGPEAMPGNPYQQQQYLQAVMNQQRAMGNERFQPMMYARPPPAVNYMPPGPPAPYPYPYAPPPAGEPYTHFFSDENTSSCNVM; from the exons ATGAGTAAAGAAGAGTTCTTGAAGATCCAG AAATGTGTTCTCAAAGTGAACATCCACTGTGATGGATGTAAAcacaaagtaaagaaaattcTGCAGAAAATCGATG GGGTTTTCACCACCGACATAGATTCAGAGCAGGGGAAGGTGACGGTCTCCGGAAATGTGGACCCTGCTATTCTGATTAAGAAGCTTGCAAAATCCGGCAAATATGCAGAGCTTTGGGGCGCTCCGAAGGCAAACAACAACCAGAGCAACCTCCCTAATCAGTTCAAGAACATGCAAATTGAAaatggcaagggtggaaacaatGGCGGTAAAGGCGGGCAGAATGGTGGTGGCGGCGGAGGCGGCGGTGCTAACAACCAGCCAAAGAGCGGCCAACAAGGCGGCCAGAAaccgcagcagcagcagcagaaccAGCAGCTTCAGCAGCAGAACCAGCAGCTTCAGCAGCAGCAACTGCAGCAACTCAAGCAGCAGCAACTGCAGCAACTCCAGCAGCAACTCCAGCTGCAGCAACTCCAGCAAATGAAGGGgttccaagatgtgaagctgcCACAATTGAAGGGCATGCAAATGCCCCTTAGTTTCAAGGACCAGAACCCGAACCCGAACCCGAACCAGAAGGCGGTGAAGTTCAACATGCCGGAGGAAGAGGATTTGAGTGACGATGAGTACGATGACCTTGATGACGATGATGACTATGACTATGACGACGATGAGTTTGAATATGACATGGATGAGCCCCATCATCCTCACACAAAGGGGAAGCCTGTGGTGATGGGCAATGGCGGCCAGGGGATGCCTCCGAACATGGGGATGATGAATGAGATGATGAAGGGGAACCATCCTCAGATGATGAATGCCGCCGCCCAAAAGGGTGTTGGCGGGAATGGTGGTGCCCAGAATGGAGGTGGTGCTGTGGTTAATGGGAAGAagggaggaggaggtggtggtgggcCTGTGCCTGTTGGTGGTGGGAACAATGAGGGTAAAAATGGAAGTGCAGGAAAGAAGGGCGGTGCCGGTGGTGGAGACCAACACCACAATCAAGGAGGCGGGGGTGGAAAGAATGGAGGCAAAAATGGTGGTGGGGGAAATGCCAAGAATGGAAACAGTGGTCAAGGGGGTCCTAATGGGAGCATGAACAATGGCAATGGGGGTAAAAAAGTTGGTGGTGGCGGCGGAGGAGGAATGAGTGAAGTTCAAGCTATGAACAATGCTTTTCAGAACATGGGTGGGCGTCCTCAGGGCATGCCTGGAGTTAGTGTGGGTCAGATGGGCAACATGAACATGGGAATGGGGCCAATGGGCAGCATGCCTATGAGCCAAATGGGCAACATTCCAGCTGTTCAAGGCCTTCCGGCGGGTGCCATGAATGGCGGTGGTGGAGGAGGCGCCGGCGGAGGGTACTTCCAAGGAGCTGGGCCTGAGGCCATGCCCGGTAACCCctaccaacaacaacaatactTGCAGGCTGTGATGAACCAGCAAAGGGCAATGGGCAATGAGAGGTTCCAACCAATGATGTATGCTAGGCCACCACCTGCTGTCAACTACATGCCCCCCGGCCCACCGGCGCCATACCCATACCCATACGCTCCTCCTCCAGCTGGTGAACCATACACTCACTTCTTCAGTGATGAGAACACCTCAAGTTGCAATgtgatgtga